The window TGCCGCCGTAGCTGATAAACGGCAACGGGATGCCTTTCGTAGGCAACAACGCCAGCACCACGCTCATGTTGATTAAGGCCTGCCCGACTATCATCGTGGTTACGCCCACCGCCAGCAACCGGGAAAACAGGTCCGGTGCCCGGCTGGAAATCCGGAGCCCGCGCCAGGCGATGATCCCAAACAGAACCACCACCAGCAGAGCGCCCCACAAACCCAGTTCCTCGCCGACCACGGCATAGATAAAGTCGGTGTGGGCTTCGGGAAGATAAAAAAGTTTTTGCTGTCCCTGCATCAGACCGACGCCGGTCACGCCGCCCGACCCGACGGCCAAAATGGACTGAATCGCCTGGAAGCCGGCGCCTTGCGGGTCGGAGGTGGGATCCAAAAAGGCCTTCACCCGCTCCAGCCGGTACGGCTTCAACGCAATCAGAAACGCCAGCACCTGCTCTGAGAAAAAATAGACACCGATTGCACAGACAATAACGGTAACAATCGATTTAATCAATCGCCATCTAAGTTCCTCAAGATGGTCAAGAAACGGCATCTCTTTTTCTTTGGATTTCTCGGTCATTTAAATTAAACAGAATTAAACATAAAAAAACAGATAGCAACACCACTGGGCTAAGCTGGCGTCGAAACTATCTGCTCAATAAACTTCTTGTATCCCTTGTTATTGAGTATTTTTTCTCGGGTTCTTTAGTTCCTCAAGCTCACTTAAAAATTCTTCTTTAGCCTGGAAATTCCGATACACCGAAGCAAATCGAACGTAGGCCACTTCATCCAAATCCCGCAAGTAATTAATAATCAGCTCACCAATCTCTCTCGATTCAATTTCATCCTTTGATTGATCCCGAAGCTCGTTTTCAATTTTAGTCACAATTTCATCCAGTGTAGATGTAGGGACCGGACGCTTTGTACAGGCAATTTGCAAACTACGCTTCAGCTTTTCTTGATCATAGATCTCACGCCGACCATCGGATTTAGCAACCATAATTGGAGATTCTTCTACATGTTCTTTTGTCGTAAACCGACGAGCGCATTCTAAACATTCCCTTCTTCTTCTGACAACCCGACCTTCATTACTGGCTCGGGAGTCGATAACTTTACTATCTTCGTATTTGCAGAACGGACATTTCATATCTATTCATCCGCAATTGCATAAAGTGGAAAACGCAAACATAAATCAGCAACCTGATCTCGAACCGCTTTCAAAATTTTATTGTTATCCACATCAGATAAAATTTTATCTATTAAAAATGCAATTTCCTCCATTGCCTCCTCCTTCATTCCTCGGGATGTTAATGCCGGCGTGCCGATTCGAATCCCGCTGGTAACAAAAGGGCTTTGGGTGTCAAATGGAACCATATTTTTATTTACGGTGATCCAGGCTTTCTCCAAGAATTCCTCAGCCTGTTTACCGGTAAGATCCCTGTTTCGCAAATCGACTAACATGACGTGTGTATCGGTACCGCCCGAAACGATATTATATCCCAAATCTACAAGTTTATTTGACAAGGCTTTGGCATTCCGAATGATCTGCTGGGCATAATCTCTAAAGCTGGGTTCCAGGATCTCTTTAAAAGCAACCGCTTTTGCAGCGATAATATGCATAAGCGGCCCCCCTTGAAATCCCGGAAAAACATTTGAATCAACAACTTCTGACCAGAGTTTGACGCGGCCTTTGGGGGTTTTGATACCCAAATCATTTTCGCCATTCTTGCCAATTAGAATCATTCCGCCTCTTGGTCCACGCAAAGTCTTGTGCGTGGTCGTAGTCACAATGTGACAATGTTCAATTGGGCTCGGGATTAATCCAGCGGCAATCAAGCCAGCGGGATGTGCCATATCGGCTATCACGTAAGCTCCAACTTTGTCAGCGATTTCACGGAACCCTTTGTAGTCAATCTCACGGCCATAAGCGCTAGCGCCGGCAATGATTAATTTTGGTTTCTCCTTTTCAGCAACAGCTGCAACGCCATCCAAATCGATGTAGCCGGTTTTCTCATTGACTCCGTAGGAAACAACTTTAAAAATTCTACCGGAGAAATTAACCGGGCTGCCGTGGGTAAGGTGCCCCCCGTGAGCTAAATCCATACCCAGAATTTTATCGCCCGGATTTAGAATGGAAAAATAAGCAGCAATATTTGCTTGTGAGCCGGAATGAGGTTGGACGTTGGCGTGATCGGCTTTGAAAATTTTTTTTGCTCGATCTCTGGCGAGATCTTCTGCCACATCAACAAATTCACAGCCCCCGTAGTAACGTTTTTGAGGATACCCTTCGGCGTATTTGTTGGTCATCACCTGGCCGGCAGCTTCCAGGACTGCCAAGCTAACGAAGTTTTCTGAAGCGATTAATTCGAGTTTATTGTTTTGACGCTTGGTTTCATCTAAAATAGCTCTATATAATTCCGGATCTGCCCGTTTTAAGTGATCCAAGTTTGAGTCCTCAAGTATTTCATTTTATGCCAACGAACGATAGAAATTAAAAAAAGAGCAACTAATAAATCCATTTATAACACTCACCTCTGGC is drawn from candidate division KSB1 bacterium and contains these coding sequences:
- the nrdR gene encoding transcriptional repressor NrdR, which encodes MKCPFCKYEDSKVIDSRASNEGRVVRRRRECLECARRFTTKEHVEESPIMVAKSDGRREIYDQEKLKRSLQIACTKRPVPTSTLDEIVTKIENELRDQSKDEIESREIGELIINYLRDLDEVAYVRFASVYRNFQAKEEFLSELEELKNPRKNTQ
- a CDS encoding serine hydroxymethyltransferase, whose protein sequence is MDHLKRADPELYRAILDETKRQNNKLELIASENFVSLAVLEAAGQVMTNKYAEGYPQKRYYGGCEFVDVAEDLARDRAKKIFKADHANVQPHSGSQANIAAYFSILNPGDKILGMDLAHGGHLTHGSPVNFSGRIFKVVSYGVNEKTGYIDLDGVAAVAEKEKPKLIIAGASAYGREIDYKGFREIADKVGAYVIADMAHPAGLIAAGLIPSPIEHCHIVTTTTHKTLRGPRGGMILIGKNGENDLGIKTPKGRVKLWSEVVDSNVFPGFQGGPLMHIIAAKAVAFKEILEPSFRDYAQQIIRNAKALSNKLVDLGYNIVSGGTDTHVMLVDLRNRDLTGKQAEEFLEKAWITVNKNMVPFDTQSPFVTSGIRIGTPALTSRGMKEEAMEEIAFLIDKILSDVDNNKILKAVRDQVADLCLRFPLYAIADE
- a CDS encoding twin-arginine translocase subunit TatC, whose protein sequence is MTEKSKEKEMPFLDHLEELRWRLIKSIVTVIVCAIGVYFFSEQVLAFLIALKPYRLERVKAFLDPTSDPQGAGFQAIQSILAVGSGGVTGVGLMQGQQKLFYLPEAHTDFIYAVVGEELGLWGALLVVVLFGIIAWRGLRISSRAPDLFSRLLAVGVTTMIVGQALINMSVVLALLPTKGIPLPFISYGGSDVLVMLLGMGLLLNISQHAD